From a single Candidatus Zixiibacteriota bacterium genomic region:
- a CDS encoding biotin/lipoyl-containing protein, translating into MSEFRMPSLGADMRFGTLVEWRVKPGDTVKRGDIVALVETDKGVIEVEIFESGVVESLVVQPGQKVPVGATLAIVRGEGAEAKQAPPQATAAPA; encoded by the coding sequence ATGAGTGAATTTCGCATGCCGTCGCTCGGCGCCGACATGCGGTTCGGCACGCTCGTCGAATGGCGCGTGAAGCCGGGCGACACGGTCAAGCGCGGCGACATCGTCGCTCTGGTCGAGACCGACAAAGGGGTCATCGAGGTCGAGATCTTCGAAAGCGGCGTCGTCGAGTCCCTGGTCGTTCAGCCGGGCCAGAAGGTTCCCGTGGGAGCGACCCTGGCGATCGTGCGGGGCGAGGGCGCGGAGGCGAAGCAGGCGCCGCCGCAGGCGACAGCCGCTCCCGC
- a CDS encoding alpha-ketoacid dehydrogenase subunit beta, giving the protein MSAEKIRLTYREAVRAAIREALIRDERVFLMGEDVGRYGGCFAVSRGLLDEFGPERIRDTPLSESAFVGAGIGAAMGGARPIVEIMTVNFSLLALDQIVNNAATILHMSGGQFNIPLVIRMTTGAGRQLAAQHSHSLEGWYAHIPGIKVLTPATLEDARGMLWTALEDPDPVLIFEHGSLYNMEGEIAADAGAVDISRAAIRRAGKDVTLITYGGTLFKTLEAAEELARDGIEAEVIDLRTLRPLDDESFVASAARTHRVVIVDEGWRSGSISAEITARIVEKAFYDLDAPVARVCSAEVPMPYPKHLEDAAIPQVPGIVAAARRVVRGHE; this is encoded by the coding sequence ATGAGCGCGGAGAAGATCAGGCTGACCTACCGCGAAGCGGTGCGGGCCGCCATTCGCGAGGCGCTGATCCGCGACGAGCGGGTCTTCCTGATGGGCGAGGACGTCGGCCGCTACGGCGGATGCTTCGCCGTCAGCAGGGGCCTGCTCGACGAGTTCGGCCCGGAGCGCATCCGGGACACCCCGCTTTCCGAGTCGGCGTTCGTCGGCGCCGGAATCGGCGCGGCGATGGGCGGGGCGCGGCCGATCGTCGAGATCATGACCGTGAATTTCAGCCTGCTGGCTCTCGACCAGATCGTCAACAACGCGGCGACGATCCTGCACATGTCGGGCGGGCAGTTCAACATTCCGCTGGTGATCCGCATGACGACGGGCGCGGGGCGGCAGCTCGCGGCGCAGCACTCCCACAGCCTGGAGGGCTGGTACGCCCACATTCCCGGCATCAAGGTCCTCACCCCGGCCACCCTCGAAGACGCCCGGGGAATGCTTTGGACCGCGCTCGAGGACCCGGACCCCGTGCTGATCTTCGAGCACGGCTCGCTCTACAACATGGAGGGGGAGATCGCGGCCGACGCCGGGGCGGTGGACATCTCCCGGGCGGCGATCCGGCGCGCGGGGAAAGACGTGACGCTCATCACCTACGGCGGCACGCTGTTCAAGACCCTGGAGGCGGCCGAGGAGCTCGCGCGCGACGGCATCGAAGCGGAAGTGATCGATCTCAGGACGCTGCGCCCCCTCGACGACGAGAGCTTCGTCGCTTCGGCGGCGCGCACGCATCGCGTGGTCATCGTCGACGAGGGGTGGCGCAGCGGCAGCATCTCGGCGGAGATCACGGCGCGGATCGTCGAGAAGGCCTTTTACGATCTCGATGCGCCGGTGGCGCGGGTGTGCAGCGCCGAGGTGCCGATGCCTTACCCGAAGCACCTCGAGGACGCGGCGATCCCGCAGGTGCCGGGGATCGTCGCGGCCGCGCGCCGGGTGGTGAGAGGCCATGAGTGA